In the Desulfatiglans sp. genome, one interval contains:
- a CDS encoding 2-oxoglutarate oxidoreductase, which translates to MTETIFKKPKYLKDAVFHYCPGCGHGITHRLVAEVIEELDIADRSICVPPAGCAVLAYDYFDIDVGEAAHGRGAAVATGLKRVLPDRIVFTYQGDGDMAAIGTAETIHAANRGENITTIFINNGTYGMTGGQMAPTTLVGQKSTTTPGGRDTKRDGNPLRLSEMLGLLDGTFYIERVSVTSPKNIRAAKKAIKKAFKIQMDNLGYSLVEVLSPCPTNWKMSPVDSCKWIDEYMTKVFPLGVIKDNSDNK; encoded by the coding sequence ATGACAGAGACAATCTTTAAAAAACCAAAGTATCTTAAGGATGCGGTTTTTCACTACTGCCCGGGCTGCGGCCACGGTATAACCCACCGTCTTGTGGCAGAGGTTATTGAAGAGCTTGATATAGCTGACAGATCCATATGCGTGCCCCCTGCAGGATGTGCTGTACTCGCTTATGACTATTTTGATATTGATGTGGGCGAGGCTGCCCACGGCAGAGGCGCTGCTGTTGCAACCGGTCTGAAGAGGGTACTCCCTGACAGGATAGTATTCACATACCAGGGTGACGGCGATATGGCTGCCATAGGCACTGCCGAGACAATACATGCAGCAAACAGGGGTGAAAATATAACAACCATCTTTATCAATAACGGAACCTACGGTATGACAGGCGGTCAGATGGCGCCGACCACACTTGTTGGGCAGAAATCCACCACTACACCGGGTGGCAGGGATACAAAAAGGGATGGTAACCCATTAAGGTTAAGCGAAATGCTGGGGCTCCTGGATGGTACATTTTATATTGAACGTGTCTCTGTCACCTCACCAAAAAATATAAGGGCTGCAAAGAAGGCCATAAAAAAGGCATTCAAGATACAGATGGACAACCTCGGATACTCACTGGTAGAGGTGCTGTCCCCATGCCCTACAAACTGGAAGATGTCACCAGTTGATTCATGTAAATGGATAGATGAATACATGACTAAGGTATTCCCCCTGGGTGTAATAAAGGATAATTCAGATAATAAGTGA
- the vorB gene encoding 3-methyl-2-oxobutanoate dehydrogenase subunit VorB gives MSGNHVIGEAAVRAGCRFYAGYPITPQNELTEYMAGAMAKLNDGTFIQAESEIAAINMLIGASMAGARVMTSSSSPGISLKQEGISFLSALELPAVIVNCMRGGPGLGNIAPSQGDYFQATRGGGHGDYRNIVLGPATGQEICDLVTKAFDYADEYRTPVMILLDGMMGQMMEPVVFPEYRDIYTLPEKPYKIDGAKGRPRRVIKSLLLDVNVEEAHNWKLVKRYEQIKEKIQMAESYRTDDAKLTVIAYGIAARIAKSAVDRAREEGIKAGLFRPVTLWPFPEKYLKEAASNNTEFLIYEMSTGQMIEDVRLSLNGSSRIHFYGRPGGPVSTPADIFEQIKKYYPE, from the coding sequence ATGAGTGGAAACCATGTTATAGGCGAGGCAGCAGTGAGGGCCGGTTGCAGATTTTATGCAGGATACCCTATTACCCCCCAGAACGAACTTACCGAGTACATGGCAGGTGCAATGGCAAAGCTAAATGATGGGACATTTATACAGGCAGAGAGCGAAATAGCGGCCATTAATATGCTTATAGGGGCATCAATGGCAGGGGCACGTGTCATGACAAGTTCATCAAGCCCGGGTATAAGCCTTAAACAGGAGGGTATCTCATTTTTATCCGCCCTTGAACTCCCTGCGGTTATAGTAAACTGTATGCGCGGCGGCCCGGGGTTAGGAAATATTGCACCGTCCCAGGGTGACTATTTTCAGGCCACGCGTGGTGGAGGACACGGTGACTACAGGAATATTGTCCTTGGCCCTGCAACAGGTCAGGAGATCTGCGACCTTGTGACAAAGGCATTTGACTATGCAGATGAATACCGCACCCCTGTAATGATACTTCTAGACGGGATGATGGGGCAGATGATGGAACCGGTTGTTTTTCCTGAATACAGGGACATTTACACACTACCAGAAAAACCATACAAGATCGATGGCGCAAAGGGAAGGCCAAGGCGTGTTATCAAATCCCTTCTGCTTGATGTAAATGTTGAAGAGGCACACAACTGGAAGCTTGTTAAACGATATGAGCAGATAAAAGAAAAGATCCAGATGGCAGAATCATACCGTACAGATGACGCAAAACTCACAGTGATTGCCTATGGTATTGCGGCCAGGATAGCTAAAAGCGCTGTTGATAGGGCAAGAGAAGAAGGTATAAAGGCAGGGCTTTTCAGGCCTGTTACCCTTTGGCCTTTCCCCGAAAAATACTTAAAAGAGGCAGCCTCAAATAATACAGAATTTCTAATCTATGAGATGAGTACAGGCCAGATGATCGAGGATGTAAGGCTATCGTTAAACGGAAGCAGCAGGATACATTTTTATGGCCGTCCGGGAGGGCCAGTATCCACACCAGCGGACATATTTGAACAGATAAAAAAATATTATCCTGAATAA
- a CDS encoding 4Fe-4S dicluster domain-containing protein yields the protein MADKNKGRIKLNSEMCKGCYLCISVCPKHIIAVSETLNHQGYYPVKSTDNSDDPKCTGCAMCATICPDVAIEVYRD from the coding sequence ATGGCTGATAAGAATAAAGGAAGAATAAAATTAAACAGCGAAATGTGCAAGGGTTGTTATCTTTGTATTTCAGTATGCCCGAAACATATTATTGCTGTATCTGAAACCCTTAACCATCAGGGGTATTACCCTGTAAAGAGTACGGATAACAGTGATGACCCGAAGTGTACAGGGTGCGCAATGTGTGCAACCATATGCCCTGATGTTGCAATAGAGGTTTATCGTGACTGA
- a CDS encoding 2,3-bisphosphoglycerate-independent phosphoglycerate mutase, whose translation MSLELAPLKNFKGRKGPLLFIIMDGIGIGKNDETNAVYLADTPVLDRLFKSELYTMLKAHGRAVGLPSDDDMGNSEVGHNALGAGRVFEQGASLVNTALRNGNVFTSKIWHDMESRSKKGGTIHFIGLLSDGNVHSHIDHLYIFIGKCLESGVKKVRVHTLLDGRDVGEKSALSYIIPTEKRLEDISRDKNLDYRIASGGGRMKVTMDRYNADWNIVKRGWDAHVLGKGRRFRSAEEAIKTYYAEDPRITDQYLDSFVITGSDGEPCGTIKDGDSVVFFNFRGDRAIEISRAFAEKDFTEFDRGPLPDILYAGMMEYDGDTHIPPNYLVQPPSIERTVSEYLCASRITSFAVSETQKFGHVTYFWNGNRSGYIDEFIEKYIEIPSDRIQFDKAPKMKAIEIKDAVITLLETGKYRFGRLNFANGDMVGHTGVMDAAITAVEMVDKCVGELIYVVEKLGGIAVVTADHGNADVMFTIGEDGKKSVKTSHTLNPVPFVIVDPQYKGEYRMAQLKERGLSSVAATLLNLMGYEKVEDYDASLIEFI comes from the coding sequence ATGTCCCTTGAACTAGCGCCCCTGAAAAATTTTAAAGGAAGAAAAGGCCCGCTGCTTTTTATTATTATGGATGGCATAGGGATCGGTAAGAATGATGAGACCAATGCAGTTTATCTTGCAGATACGCCTGTCCTGGATCGCCTGTTTAAATCAGAACTCTACACAATGTTAAAGGCGCATGGCAGGGCTGTAGGTCTTCCCTCTGATGATGACATGGGTAACAGCGAGGTGGGGCACAATGCACTTGGTGCAGGGAGGGTCTTTGAGCAGGGGGCAAGCCTGGTTAATACTGCACTGAGGAACGGAAATGTATTTACGTCAAAAATATGGCATGATATGGAATCCCGCTCAAAAAAAGGCGGGACTATTCATTTTATCGGGCTTCTTTCCGATGGTAATGTCCATTCCCATATTGATCATCTTTATATATTTATAGGTAAGTGTTTGGAATCAGGAGTAAAAAAGGTGAGGGTACATACCCTGCTGGACGGAAGGGATGTTGGCGAAAAGAGCGCGCTTTCTTACATTATTCCGACTGAAAAAAGGCTTGAGGATATATCAAGGGATAAAAACCTTGATTACAGGATAGCCTCAGGTGGGGGACGCATGAAGGTTACAATGGACAGATACAATGCGGACTGGAACATAGTAAAAAGGGGATGGGATGCCCATGTGCTTGGCAAGGGCAGAAGATTCAGGTCTGCTGAAGAGGCCATCAAGACCTATTATGCTGAAGATCCTCGGATCACTGATCAGTACCTTGATTCATTTGTCATTACAGGTAGTGATGGTGAACCATGCGGCACAATAAAGGATGGTGATTCGGTTGTATTCTTTAATTTCAGGGGTGACAGGGCTATAGAGATATCAAGGGCCTTTGCAGAAAAGGATTTCACGGAGTTTGACCGCGGCCCCTTACCGGACATCCTTTATGCAGGCATGATGGAATATGACGGCGATACACATATCCCGCCCAATTATCTTGTACAGCCCCCTTCCATAGAGCGCACTGTGAGTGAATACCTGTGTGCTTCCAGGATCACATCCTTCGCTGTATCAGAGACCCAGAAGTTCGGTCATGTAACATATTTCTGGAACGGGAACCGGTCAGGATATATTGATGAATTCATTGAAAAATATATTGAAATACCATCTGACAGGATACAGTTTGATAAGGCGCCCAAAATGAAGGCCATTGAGATCAAGGATGCGGTTATCACTTTGCTTGAGACAGGAAAATACCGGTTCGGCAGGCTCAATTTTGCAAATGGCGACATGGTCGGCCATACAGGGGTTATGGATGCAGCCATAACAGCGGTTGAGATGGTGGATAAATGCGTTGGCGAGCTTATTTATGTTGTTGAAAAACTGGGTGGGATTGCTGTTGTTACTGCTGATCACGGTAATGCGGATGTCATGTTTACAATAGGAGAGGATGGAAAGAAAAGCGTAAAGACATCACATACACTGAACCCTGTACCTTTTGTCATTGTTGATCCCCAATATAAAGGCGAATACCGGATGGCTCAGCTAAAGGAGAGGGGCCTTTCCAGTGTAGCAGCAACCCTTTTAAATCTTATGGGATATGAAAAGGTTGAGGATTATGACGCCTCTTTGATAGAGTTTATATGA
- a CDS encoding 2-oxoacid:ferredoxin oxidoreductase subunit gamma, which translates to MITKTAFAGSGGQGVLSMGYILAYAAMRDKKNVTYLPSYGAEVRGGTANCTVCISDEEIASPVASAPDYAIVLNKPSMIKYQGMIRKGGIMLVNSSLVDAKAERTDIEVVYIPANKLALELGSERAVNMIMLGAFAAKTGVTSLESLAGGMSDVLKSKNAGLVDLNKKAMEKGAEYALNPR; encoded by the coding sequence ATGATTACCAAAACAGCTTTTGCAGGATCAGGCGGGCAGGGAGTCCTTTCAATGGGATATATCCTTGCCTATGCTGCCATGAGAGATAAAAAAAATGTGACATACCTCCCTTCTTACGGGGCAGAGGTGCGCGGCGGCACTGCAAACTGCACTGTATGTATATCAGATGAAGAGATCGCTTCACCGGTCGCCTCAGCGCCGGATTATGCCATTGTTCTCAATAAGCCATCCATGATCAAGTATCAGGGCATGATCAGAAAAGGTGGAATCATGCTGGTTAACTCCTCACTTGTGGATGCAAAGGCTGAGAGGACGGATATAGAGGTGGTATATATCCCGGCTAATAAGCTCGCCCTTGAACTCGGCAGTGAACGGGCAGTAAACATGATCATGCTTGGGGCATTTGCAGCAAAAACAGGGGTAACCTCCCTTGAATCCCTCGCAGGCGGGATGAGCGATGTGTTGAAATCCAAGAACGCCGGCCTTGTTGATCTGAATAAAAAGGCTATGGAAAAGGGGGCAGAATACGCTCTTAATCCCAGATAA